The sequence CCGGTGTTATGGCAGGAAATGTCAGGGTAATGAGACTGCCGGTAATCGCCACCAGTGCCAGGCCGATGCCGAAGACCACCGATGACAGCCGGTGAGCATCAATTCCCATTATGGACACCGCTTCCCGATTCTGGATGATGGCGCGCACCGCCTTGCCAGCATAAGTCCTGTAAAGAAAGAGGCTGATTATTAGAATGGCGCCCAGACAAACCCCTGCACTGAGCAACCTTCCCATGGGCACAAAGATGTCGCCGATGAACACGGACAATTTGTGAAAAGGGAATGGGATGTTCCGGGGATCGGCTTTCCAGATGAGCAGGATGACAGAGGTGATTACCAGGGAGACGCCAAAAAATGTCAGAAACGAGGCCATCTCAGGATCGTCTGAACGCCTGAGCCGCTCCCCGAATATGGCGTGCAGCACCATGCCGAGTATGAAAAACAGAGGGGTGATCAGCAAGATGCTTTCCAGAGCATCGATGTGATAGGAGCGATTCAAGGTGAAAGTCAGATAGGCAGCCAGCATCATGAATTCGCCGTGAGCAAAGTTGACAATGCGCATGACCCCATAGATGATGTTCATGCCGATGCCGACAAGACCATAGATGACGCCCACCAGGATGCCGGAAATGACGGCTTGAGTGATCATTGTCAACATGAAATCATTCATCAGAACAACCTAGTGACCCCGGGCGTCTCTCAGGCAAGCAACGCGCCTTCCACACCTTCACTTTACAATCTGTCGCAGAACAGGCCATCTCTGAAAAGCCGAGCCAACAATGCCGCGCGGCAGAAAAAGCATCAGGAGAATGATCAGCACCCCCAGCACCATCAGGTTCAACACTGGAAATCTTGACCAGATAAAATCGTCGACGCTGTACAGGCAGACGGCACCCAGAACTGGCCCGGTCACTGTGCCGAGCCCACCGAACATGGAGTAGACAATGGCCTTTGTGGTGATCATCAGATTAAAAGAAGTGTCTGGATCGACAATAGCTGTGTACCACGCCTCGATTCCGCCCGCCAGTGCTGGGAGAACCGCAGCCAGAATCCAGGCCTTCAGTCGACAGCGCGGCACATTTATTCCCAGAGTCTCCGCTGCGGCTTCATCGTCGCGGATGCAGCGGAGAGCAATTCCCAGCCGCGCCCGCGATAAATAAAAGGAGATGGCAACTGTGATCGCCATCAAGACTAGCATGAAGTAATACCCGACCAGAGGTTTGTACGCTTTTGAAAGCGTGATGCCAAAACTCCCGCCAGCCCATTGTGAAGGCAGGTTTGAGACGACAATGCGCAGCACCATTGCACAGCAAAAATTGACGATGGCAAAGTAAATGCCCTTCAAACGCAGGGTGGGGGCAAAGAGCAGTGAGGCAAGCCCCCCGGCTGCGCCTGCAGCGAGGATGGCCACGGGCATCGGCACGTGCAGGCGGCTCCACAAGACAGCTGTCACATAGGTGCCAATGCCATAAAACATCACATAGCCAAAAGGCAAATAGCCCACATATCCATAAATAATATTGAAGGAGCTGGCGAGGGTGATCCAGAAAAGCATATAAAAGACAAAGGGAATGCTCACAGGTAGAGCAGGCGCCGCAATCAAGGCGAACAGGCCCCCCGTGATCAGAATCCAGACAAACTTCGAATGGGCGGCAATCCTGTTCACTTTTCACCCCGGTTGTTCCGAAACTCACGGCGCCTGTATGCTGTACAGGCAAAACTTGTCAGGTCAGCACTGAGAGCGCCCCTAAAATGGCAGCGGCAACAGACAATCCTGCTGCTTTCTGCTCAGAGATCCACACCTCGAGGAGGTCCGGCACGGAAATGACTGTCATGGCGAGCCGCACTCAGGGAACGTAAACTGTGCAAAACAGGGGCTGTCGAGTTGAGCTCACCAGACTAGACGTTCAGGTATTTTTCCAGCTCCCAGGGGTGGATCGCGGTGGCAAATTCTTTCCATTCCTTTTCCTTGAGAGCCACAAACTGCTGCAAGAGCTTCTCTCCCAGTGCACTGCACAGCACTTCGTCAGCTTGCAAGGCCTGCAAAGCTTCTTTGAGATTCTCCGGCAGCTCGGCTATGTCTTTTTCTTTTCTCTCCTGTGCTGTCATGGCGTATACATTATCGTTGATGTAGGGCGGCGGCGTGAGCTTCCTGCTGATGCCATCCAGCCCGGCCACCAGGATGGCGCCAAAGGCCAGATAGGGGTTGCAGGAAGAATCCGGATTGCGGCTTTCAATTCGCCTCGCCCCGGGGCTTGAAGCGGGAATGCGCAGCAAACTCGAACGGTTGTTGAATCCCCAGCAGACATAAACCGGCGCTTCCCAACCCGGCACCAGCCTCTTGTATGAATTAACCGTGGGATTGGTTATTGCTGTAAGCGCGCCAGCGTGCACCAGCAGGCCGGCAATAAAGTGGAGTGCCGTATCTGAGAGATAGTTCTCCTTGTCTTGATCGTAAAAAAGATTGACGCCGCTCTGGCTGTCCCGCAAATTGAGATGGACGTGCATGCCGCAGCCGTATGTCCATACAAAAGGCTTGGCCATGAAGGTAGCGATGAGTCCCTTTTCAGCCGCAAAATACTTTACCACCTGGCGGTAAGTGATGGTGTTGTCTGCGGTGGCAAGGGCATCTGCATGGGCAAAGTTGATTTCGCTCTTGCCGTTGGGCACTTCGTGATGACTCTTTTCGCAGACGATGCCCACTGAATCCAGGGCCCGGCTCAAATCCTTTCGAAATTCAGCGCTCTTGTCGTAGGGAGGTATGTCGAAATATGAGCCTCGATCGTGCGGCAAGTAAGCTCCCTTTTCATCTTTTTCCAGTAGAAAGAACTCGATTTCTGGAGCAAGCAGCAAATCCCATCCCGGGCCAAACTCCCTTTTCATCTTGCCGACCATTTTCTTGAGCCAACTTCTGGGATCGCTTGGAAATGGCTGTTCACCGTCGGCCGTGTACACGTCACAGATGAATCGAGCCGTCTTGTTCTCTTTCTCCCCCCAGGGCAGAACTCGATAGGTGGTCAGATCAGGTTTAAGACAGAGATCGCTTTCGTTTACCGGAACATACTTGCATGACGAGCCGTCAAAGCCAATGCCTTCTGACAATAGAGCCTCGAGTCTTCGGGCAGGATGAATGACTTGCCTGATCACCCCGTCGATGGTCGTAAACTGGAAGGCAATGAATTGTATCTCATCCTTGGCGATCTGCTGGGCAGCCGACTGCACGTCCATCTTTGCTCCTTTTTCAGCTCTGGTCCAAGATCAAAAGGGTCTTTAGCAGTGTCTGCGCGCCCCTGCGGAGATTCTCGGTCTCCGTGTGCTCCTGAGGACAGTGGCTGACGCCATGCCTGCAGGGAATGAAAATCATCCCGGATTCAGTAATGCTGGTCATGTGAGCCGCGTCATGACCTGCCATGCTGACCTCTTCCAATGTGCCATATCCCAGGAAGCGGGCCGCCTCTTGTATGGCGCCCCTCACTTTGTCCGAAAAGTGGGTAGGCTGCGTGGCGTAGAGTTCTTCGAGTTGAACCGCCACCAACCGCCTGGTCTGTATTGTGCGGGCTGCCTCCTCAATGGCGCAAGAAATGCGCTGGATGCTCGCAGGATCAAAGCTCCTGACTTCTGCATCCATTTCCACCGCCTCCGGAGTGATGTTGATGGAATTGGGGAAAACATTGAGGCGCCCGATGGTGGCAACCGCCCTGCCCTGTTCGCTGCGGGCGGCGTCCTCCAGGGCGAGCACCAGTTCCGCTGCCGCACAGAGCGCATCCCGGCGATCAGCCATGGAGGTCGTGCCGCAATGGCTGGCCTCCCCTTCTATGCGGATGTGCTTTCGCTTGATTCCTGTAATGCCTGTTACGATGCCGATGTCTTTTTGCAGCCTTTCCAGATGGGCCATCTGTTCTATGTGGAGCTCCACGAAGTAGGCGATCTTTCCCGGCGCAATCTGGGCTTCCTGCAAGCGATCCAGGTCTCCCCCCAGAAAAGCAACCGCATCGCGTAAACTCCTTCCCTGATCATCGTAGAGTTCCAGCAGTTCTTCTTTTTTCAGTTTGCCAGCTACTCCCCGGCTGCCGAAAGTCGA comes from Deltaproteobacteria bacterium and encodes:
- a CDS encoding branched-chain amino acid ABC transporter permease gives rise to the protein MNDFMLTMITQAVISGILVGVIYGLVGIGMNIIYGVMRIVNFAHGEFMMLAAYLTFTLNRSYHIDALESILLITPLFFILGMVLHAIFGERLRRSDDPEMASFLTFFGVSLVITSVILLIWKADPRNIPFPFHKLSVFIGDIFVPMGRLLSAGVCLGAILIISLFLYRTYAGKAVRAIIQNREAVSIMGIDAHRLSSVVFGIGLALVAITGSLITLTFPAITPVMGQSYTLIAFVVIVLGGLGTPLGALLGGVVYGLAESVSAVFMPVALSPVVAFVILILMVMIRPQGLLGRVTTRI
- a CDS encoding branched-chain amino acid ABC transporter permease; amino-acid sequence: MITGGLFALIAAPALPVSIPFVFYMLFWITLASSFNIIYGYVGYLPFGYVMFYGIGTYVTAVLWSRLHVPMPVAILAAGAAGGLASLLFAPTLRLKGIYFAIVNFCCAMVLRIVVSNLPSQWAGGSFGITLSKAYKPLVGYYFMLVLMAITVAISFYLSRARLGIALRCIRDDEAAAETLGINVPRCRLKAWILAAVLPALAGGIEAWYTAIVDPDTSFNLMITTKAIVYSMFGGLGTVTGPVLGAVCLYSVDDFIWSRFPVLNLMVLGVLIILLMLFLPRGIVGSAFQRWPVLRQIVK
- the glnA gene encoding type I glutamate--ammonia ligase encodes the protein MDVQSAAQQIAKDEIQFIAFQFTTIDGVIRQVIHPARRLEALLSEGIGFDGSSCKYVPVNESDLCLKPDLTTYRVLPWGEKENKTARFICDVYTADGEQPFPSDPRSWLKKMVGKMKREFGPGWDLLLAPEIEFFLLEKDEKGAYLPHDRGSYFDIPPYDKSAEFRKDLSRALDSVGIVCEKSHHEVPNGKSEINFAHADALATADNTITYRQVVKYFAAEKGLIATFMAKPFVWTYGCGMHVHLNLRDSQSGVNLFYDQDKENYLSDTALHFIAGLLVHAGALTAITNPTVNSYKRLVPGWEAPVYVCWGFNNRSSLLRIPASSPGARRIESRNPDSSCNPYLAFGAILVAGLDGISRKLTPPPYINDNVYAMTAQERKEKDIAELPENLKEALQALQADEVLCSALGEKLLQQFVALKEKEWKEFATAIHPWELEKYLNV
- a CDS encoding M20 family metallo-hydrolase; the protein is MRDLQVTAEQIKNSLDGERLHELIETFADIGRDDAGGVTRIAFSQEDLQARNLFIRIAEEELHLEVRLDPLGNIFARREGRLEDAPVIMSGSHLDSVRNGGKYDGPAGVFCALEAFRALDRLEILTQHPFELVVFSSEEPNPFGLSTFGSRGVAGKLKKEELLELYDDQGRSLRDAVAFLGGDLDRLQEAQIAPGKIAYFVELHIEQMAHLERLQKDIGIVTGITGIKRKHIRIEGEASHCGTTSMADRRDALCAAAELVLALEDAARSEQGRAVATIGRLNVFPNSINITPEAVEMDAEVRSFDPASIQRISCAIEEAARTIQTRRLVAVQLEELYATQPTHFSDKVRGAIQEAARFLGYGTLEEVSMAGHDAAHMTSITESGMIFIPCRHGVSHCPQEHTETENLRRGAQTLLKTLLILDQS